The genomic DNA GTCTCGGCCGACAAGCGCCGCGAGGCATCCGACGGGTTCGACGGCACGTGGGTCGCGCACCCCGACCTCATCCCGACCGCGCGGGCGGAGTTCGACGCCGTGCTCGGCGACCGGCCCAACCAGGTCGACCGCCTGCGCGACGACGTCGCGGTGACCGCGGCGGACCTGCTCGACATCCCGTCGGCGGGCGGCCAGGTCACCGAGGCGGGCGTGATCGACAACATCTCGATCGCGATCCGCTACCTCGAGTCGTGGCTGCGCGGCGTGGGGGCCGCCGCCATCGACAACCTGATGGAGGATGCCGCGACCGCCGAGATCTCGCGCTCGCAGATCTGGCAGTGGCTGCACGAGAACACGGTCACGGCCGAGGGCACCCGCATCGACCAGACGTTCATCGTCGCCGCCATGGGCGACGCGGTGCGCGGCCTGCCGCGGTTCGAGGGCGACCGGTTCGACGACGCGATCCAGGTGTTCCGCTCGGTCGCGCTGGAGCCCGAGTTCCCGACGTTCCTCACGCTGGGCGCGTACGCCAGATTCCTCTGACACCGTTCGAGACCAGACGGATGCTTCGCACGGGACGCTCCCGGCGAGGCATCCGTCTGCGTTCGCGAGCGATGCCGGGCGCTGTGACAGAATCCTGTGGTGACCGATCCTGCGGCTGTGACGTCTGTGCTGGTGCTCGTGTCCGGCATCGGGGCGGTCGCGATCGGCCTGTACCTCTGGACGGGACTCGCGCTCTCGCGGCTCTTCGCGCGCACCGGGGGCGAGCCGTGGAAGGCCTGGGTTCCGTTCGTGAACGAGGCCGAGGTGTTCGTGCGCGGCGGTCGGCCGGCGCACTCGCTCGTGTACTGCTTCATTCCACTGGTCGCGGTGTACGGACTCGTGGTGCGCGTGGCCGCGGTGCATCGCATCAACGCACGGTACGGGCGCGGCAGCGGCGCGACGGTGCTCGGCATCCTGCTGCCGCCGGTGTGGATGTCGGTGCTCGCCTGGGGGCCGGAACCGGCGCCCGAACCGCAGGTGGAGCGGTCGGAGGAACTCGACGACGCGATCGATCCGAGGGTGGCGTTCGCGCCGAGGGATGCGTCGGGCTACGCGATCCCGGCCGCGGAGGTGCCGGTGGTGGTCTCGCCGGTGGCGGCGGCGCCCGCGGTGGCGGCGGCGCCGGCAGCTCCGGCGGCGCCCGTGGCGGTGGCACCGGTGGCGGCGGCGGCCGTGGCGGTGCCGGCGACTCCGGCGACTCCGGCGGCGCCCGTGGCGGTGCCGGCGACTCCGGCGGCACCCGTGGCGGCCGTGGCCGCTCCTGCCGCACCCGTGGCGGCGAAGCAGGCCAAGTGGCGCGTCGAGCTCGCCGACGGAACGGCGATCGAGCTGACCAGCCCGCTGGCGGTCATCGGGCGCAATCCCGATTCTTCGACCCCCGGTGAGCAGCGCATCGCGCTGCCCGACGTCGGCCGCACGCTCTCGAAGACCCATGCCCGACTCAGCTACGACGACGGAGCGTGGCGGCTCACCGACCTGAACTCGACGAACGGTTCGAGGGTGCTCGACCGGGCCGGCGTCGCGACCCCGTTGCGCCCCGGAGAACCGGTCGTCGTCGGGGTCGGGTTCATCGTCGGCGAAGTCGGCGTGCGCCTCGCGTACGAACTCATCTGAAGCGATCGCGCGCGCTGATCAACGTGCTGCGTCGGTCTGACGGTCGAGCAGCCCGCCGCGCAGGGTGGCGAGGGTCGGGCCGGCGTGTGTTCGACGCCGGCGCAGCACCAGCAGCGCCCCGAGCGTGCCGAGCACGCCGGCCGCGATGACGCCGGTGATCAGCAGGGTTTCGCGGGTCGCGCCGAACGGCGTCGGGCCGTGCTCGGCGTCCACGGTGACCGGTGCGGGACGGAGGGGATCGGCTCCGACACCCGTGACCGGGTGGGTCGGCCCGCGGGTGTCGGATGCGGGAATCATCGTGAGCGCGTCGTACGGCTGCACGAGCCCCCAGCCGAGCTCGTCGGTGCGCTGGTCGGGGTCGCTGCGGGTCGCACTCGCGAGCAGCCGGTACTTCCACCCGTCGGGTCCCTCGGCGGGGTGCGCTCCGGCGACGAGTGCTGCGGCTCCGCTCGCGTAGGCGGTGGCGAAGCTCGATGACGGCGTATCGGTCGCGTACAGGCAGTCGCCGGCGCCGGTCGCGGTGGTGAGCACATCCTGGCCGGGAGCCGCGAGTTCGACGTGCGGGCCATGAACGGACGCCTCGGTCGGCTGACCAAGGGCATCGCTCGCGGCGACCGCGAGTGCGCCGGGGTAGGCGGCCGGATACCGCGGTCCGTCGGCGTCCGAGGCGGAGGTGGTGCGGTTGCCGGCGCTGGCGACCACGAGGCTGCCGTTCGCGTGTGCGTACTCGACAGCGTCGCGCAGCACGTCGGAGTCGGGCACGTCGCTCAGCGAGACGTTCACGATGTCGGCGCCGCGGTCGCTGGCGAACCGGATACCGGCCGCGAGCCGCTCGGCGCTGGGGCCGAAACCTGCCTCGATCGACGCGTCGTCGCGGCCGCGGAACACCCGCACCGAGAGCAGGCCGGCCTCGGGGGCGAGTCCGCGAACGCCTGATCCGGTCACCTCGGCGGCGGCGATGATGCCCGCGATCGCGGTGCCGTGGCCGTCGAGGTCGGTGAGCCCGTCGCTGCGCTCGCCGTCGCCGACGAGGTCGATGCCCCCGACCACCCGAGAGGCGAGGTGGGCGTTGCCGGCGTCGATGCCGGAGTCGACGACCGCGACGAGCACGTCGGCGCCGGTCGCCCGGCTCCAGGCGAGTTCGGTCTGCAGCATCGCCAGGGCCGGAGGCGTCTGCGGGGTGTACTGCACGTTGCCGGGCTCGCATGCCTCGGCCGCGGATGCGGGCGACGGTGCGAGCAGCGGGGTCGTGAGGGCGGCGCCGCACAGGAGCGCGCCGAGCAGTGCGCCGCCGCGAACGCGTCGATGCGTCATCCGCCGCTCGCTGACGCGGGCTCGGCCGTGTGCGCTGCCGCCTCGGGAGTGAGGGCCGGGCCGGTGGGGAACCAGTCGATCCAGGCATTCGTCACGGCCGTGACATCGTCGTCGTCGTATCCGAGCCGGTGGAGCACGTCGGGGTCGGCGCCCGGAACCGGGAACGCCGTGCCGGTCTCGTCGATGACGAAGACCGTCTCGGCGCGGGCCGAACCCGATCCGCCCGCCGCGACGACGGCGCCTGCACCGCGCTGCATCGCCACTCCGCCGGCGGCGCCGACCTCGGGCAGTTCGCGCTTCGCGAGGCCGATCCGGGTCGTGGGCGCCTCGCCCGAGGTGTCGAGCACCGCGCAGGGGCTGTCCCCGGTCGTGAATTCGGTGAGCACATCGCGGGGCCAGTCGGCGCCGCCGGCCGGGGTGGTCGCGGTGGTGAGCGTGGCGAGTTCGCCGGGCCCGACCTCGCGGGCCGCGCCGAATTCGGCTCCGGTGCCGAGCAGGTAGAGCTGATAGGCGAGCGGGCTGAGCGGCGCGAGTTCGCCCTCGGCCGTGACGAGGTAGCGATCGTCGTCTGGGCTGCCGGTCGGATGCACCGCCTCGCCGACCCGGAGGGCGGTGCCGGGCACCTCGGTGCCGGCTCCCGCGACGACGATGGGTTCGAGCGGATCGCCCTCGGCGAAGAGCTCGAGCCAGCGGCCCTCGACGTCGCGCGGGGCGAGCGAGCCGAGGCCTGCCGCACGCAGCACGGCGCTCGTCTGCGCCCCCGCGACGACATGGCGCCGGGCGCCGGCGACGATGAAGACCTGTTCGTCGAGGGCGACCGTGATTCCGTGTTCGGGCGTAGCGGCCGCCACCGGCAGCGACGAGAGCGCCATCACGGAGGATCCGTCCTCTGCCAGGCACGCCGCCCAGGCATCGTCGACGAGTGCGGCCCGTGCGGGCAGTTCGTCGGGGGCTCCGACGATGCCGATCGAGCGGCCGACCTCGATGCCCGCGAGGGTCGCCTGATCGGTGGTGATCACCTCGAACTCGCCCGAGGGCACCAGCAACCGGGCGCTCGCCGTGTTGACGACAGGGTGCAGCACGCCGTCGATCGCGAGGTACCGCGAACCGGTGTCGCTCGCGATGATGAGGTGGCCGTGCTCCCAACCGCTCGGCAGGCCCGGGCGGATCATCCCGATGAAGACGCCGCCGAGCACGAGCATGATGCTCAGGGCGATGCCGGCGATGACGGCGACGAGCGGCTTCGCGGGCTCGAGTTCTCTGCCGCCGGGCGCGCCGCCGGTGAAGGCGGTGAGCAGCCGTCGTC from Agromyces larvae includes the following:
- the eccB gene encoding type VII secretion protein EccB is translated as MATKKDLIEAQTFSRRRLLTAFTGGAPGGRELEPAKPLVAVIAGIALSIMLVLGGVFIGMIRPGLPSGWEHGHLIIASDTGSRYLAIDGVLHPVVNTASARLLVPSGEFEVITTDQATLAGIEVGRSIGIVGAPDELPARAALVDDAWAACLAEDGSSVMALSSLPVAAATPEHGITVALDEQVFIVAGARRHVVAGAQTSAVLRAAGLGSLAPRDVEGRWLELFAEGDPLEPIVVAGAGTEVPGTALRVGEAVHPTGSPDDDRYLVTAEGELAPLSPLAYQLYLLGTGAEFGAAREVGPGELATLTTATTPAGGADWPRDVLTEFTTGDSPCAVLDTSGEAPTTRIGLAKRELPEVGAAGGVAMQRGAGAVVAAGGSGSARAETVFVIDETGTAFPVPGADPDVLHRLGYDDDDVTAVTNAWIDWFPTGPALTPEAAAHTAEPASASGG
- a CDS encoding DUF5684 domain-containing protein; protein product: MTDPAAVTSVLVLVSGIGAVAIGLYLWTGLALSRLFARTGGEPWKAWVPFVNEAEVFVRGGRPAHSLVYCFIPLVAVYGLVVRVAAVHRINARYGRGSGATVLGILLPPVWMSVLAWGPEPAPEPQVERSEELDDAIDPRVAFAPRDASGYAIPAAEVPVVVSPVAAAPAVAAAPAAPAAPVAVAPVAAAAVAVPATPATPAAPVAVPATPAAPVAAVAAPAAPVAAKQAKWRVELADGTAIELTSPLAVIGRNPDSSTPGEQRIALPDVGRTLSKTHARLSYDDGAWRLTDLNSTNGSRVLDRAGVATPLRPGEPVVVGVGFIVGEVGVRLAYELI
- a CDS encoding S8 family serine peptidase, whose protein sequence is MTHRRVRGGALLGALLCGAALTTPLLAPSPASAAEACEPGNVQYTPQTPPALAMLQTELAWSRATGADVLVAVVDSGIDAGNAHLASRVVGGIDLVGDGERSDGLTDLDGHGTAIAGIIAAAEVTGSGVRGLAPEAGLLSVRVFRGRDDASIEAGFGPSAERLAAGIRFASDRGADIVNVSLSDVPDSDVLRDAVEYAHANGSLVVASAGNRTTSASDADGPRYPAAYPGALAVAASDALGQPTEASVHGPHVELAAPGQDVLTTATGAGDCLYATDTPSSSFATAYASGAAALVAGAHPAEGPDGWKYRLLASATRSDPDQRTDELGWGLVQPYDALTMIPASDTRGPTHPVTGVGADPLRPAPVTVDAEHGPTPFGATRETLLITGVIAAGVLGTLGALLVLRRRRTHAGPTLATLRGGLLDRQTDAAR